A region from the Polyangiaceae bacterium genome encodes:
- a CDS encoding transcriptional regulator, producing the protein NPILVDVLRDYGYVDARGMGVRRKMPLVRAATGKDARFEATDHFVRVILPKGDGATSPGEQHA; encoded by the coding sequence GCAATCCGATCCTCGTCGATGTGCTGCGAGACTACGGCTACGTGGACGCCCGAGGCATGGGCGTGCGCCGCAAGATGCCTCTAGTCCGCGCGGCAACAGGAAAGGACGCGCGCTTCGAAGCCACCGACCACTTCGTGCGCGTAATCCTGCCGAAGGGAGACGGCGCCACAAGCCCTGGAGAGCAGCATGCTTGA
- a CDS encoding PglZ domain-containing protein codes for MHPLHEYIATLLAHQLKPARVVVWYDPRSEFQPFVNELRGGARSSAEPVWVEFGSQSTQLLEFAGSMFELRLAAEPLVGGDAPAMLVLYLPGEKRDSKASVLMELEKAGETWEPGLKRLARNVLEQRYTQGVVDEMLRHERSVTYEDLARLTSSSGGSEPPSILRSIFHDASGSDGLLAAWLSNDDRDDQIAEKQAESELLKLIQSRLGLEPASDSPLAKLRAITLRYVLASEFRLDLACEPPSSLDGVPSPPNRDAEAAIRALAERLRNSHAETYPALADRVEAELGLAKARLAPEALGSIDTFRFEERALLRHAGELVTGKKFDDALRLVTERERSFWLDRDLERKAQWEALRKMAELGREAELVGKAVRKVSGGAGAWLSAYVGSDGRAGWFRVDQAQRRLEAWVTTLQDEPEEQPLGVVRRIHEDTCHKMAEGFTRALNDSGWTVPNVLHQTRIWSEVVANQPKPVAYFLVDAMRFEMGIELAERLPKTSEVSVRPAVGSLPSITPIGMAALMPGASASFSVTEAKGKLGSQIDDRFLPDLAARKKHISSKVPELVDLALDELLGLQPSKLKKKLDGAQVIVVRSQEIDHAGETGFTFQARQVMNTVIDNLARAVRKLSAAGVEHAVISADHGHLFFADDRDESMRCEAPGGSTVELHRRCWIGRGGSTPAGAVRVSAASLGYASDLDFVFPRSTGVFRAGGDLAFHHGGPSLQELVIPVITVRTKSRQSARPSAGPISVSSLPPAVTNRIITVTLTFGEKQLSFDTPRIQVRPLLMSSGKQVGALGMAVDAPFDASTGCVTLEPNKPVTVALLLADDAASSVRVVVQDPSSDVELYRSPSDLPVRILT; via the coding sequence ATGCACCCACTCCACGAGTACATCGCGACTCTCCTCGCCCACCAGCTCAAGCCCGCTCGAGTCGTGGTCTGGTACGATCCACGCTCGGAGTTTCAGCCGTTCGTGAACGAGCTTCGCGGTGGCGCCCGGAGCAGCGCGGAGCCGGTGTGGGTGGAGTTCGGGAGCCAGAGCACGCAGCTGCTCGAGTTTGCGGGGTCGATGTTCGAGCTGCGTCTGGCTGCGGAGCCGCTGGTTGGCGGCGACGCTCCGGCCATGCTCGTCCTCTATCTCCCCGGGGAAAAGCGAGACTCGAAGGCGTCTGTCTTGATGGAGCTCGAGAAGGCTGGAGAAACCTGGGAGCCAGGGCTCAAGCGACTGGCCCGGAACGTGCTCGAGCAACGCTACACCCAGGGCGTCGTTGACGAGATGTTGCGCCACGAGCGGAGCGTCACCTACGAAGATCTCGCACGGCTGACCAGCTCGAGCGGTGGCTCGGAGCCGCCATCCATCTTGCGGAGCATTTTCCACGATGCCAGCGGCAGCGATGGGCTCCTCGCGGCGTGGCTCTCGAACGACGATCGAGACGACCAGATCGCCGAGAAGCAAGCCGAGTCGGAACTTCTGAAGCTCATTCAATCGCGACTGGGTTTGGAGCCTGCGAGTGACTCGCCCTTAGCAAAGCTCCGCGCCATCACGCTGCGCTACGTGTTGGCGAGCGAGTTTCGGCTGGATCTGGCATGCGAGCCGCCCAGCAGCCTGGACGGCGTTCCCTCTCCCCCCAATCGAGACGCGGAAGCGGCGATCAGGGCCCTTGCGGAGCGGCTCCGGAACAGCCACGCGGAAACGTATCCAGCGCTGGCCGATCGAGTGGAAGCGGAGCTGGGACTGGCGAAGGCGCGCTTGGCTCCAGAGGCGCTCGGCAGCATCGACACCTTCCGCTTCGAGGAGCGCGCGCTGCTGCGTCACGCGGGCGAACTGGTCACTGGGAAAAAGTTCGATGACGCGCTCCGCCTCGTGACGGAGCGCGAGCGCAGCTTCTGGCTGGATCGCGACCTGGAGCGGAAGGCGCAGTGGGAGGCGCTGCGCAAGATGGCCGAGCTCGGGCGCGAAGCGGAGCTTGTCGGCAAAGCCGTGCGCAAGGTCTCGGGGGGCGCGGGCGCGTGGTTGAGCGCATATGTTGGCTCGGATGGTCGCGCAGGTTGGTTCCGCGTCGATCAAGCTCAGCGACGCCTGGAGGCCTGGGTCACGACGTTGCAAGACGAACCGGAGGAACAGCCGCTCGGCGTGGTGCGGCGGATCCACGAGGATACGTGCCACAAGATGGCGGAGGGATTCACGCGGGCGCTGAACGACAGCGGGTGGACGGTGCCGAACGTGTTGCACCAGACACGCATCTGGAGCGAGGTCGTCGCGAATCAACCCAAGCCTGTGGCCTACTTCCTGGTCGACGCGATGCGCTTCGAAATGGGGATCGAGCTCGCCGAGCGCCTGCCCAAGACCTCCGAGGTCTCGGTTCGCCCAGCCGTGGGTAGCTTGCCGAGCATCACACCCATCGGCATGGCGGCGCTCATGCCCGGTGCCTCAGCAAGCTTTTCGGTGACGGAGGCGAAGGGCAAGCTTGGGTCCCAGATCGACGACCGCTTCCTTCCAGACCTTGCCGCACGGAAGAAGCACATCAGCTCCAAGGTGCCGGAGTTGGTTGACCTCGCCCTGGACGAGCTACTCGGGCTCCAGCCGTCCAAGCTAAAGAAGAAGCTCGACGGCGCACAAGTCATCGTCGTGCGCTCTCAGGAGATCGACCACGCGGGCGAGACCGGGTTCACCTTCCAGGCGCGGCAGGTGATGAACACGGTGATCGACAACCTCGCGCGCGCGGTGCGAAAGCTCTCCGCCGCGGGCGTCGAGCACGCCGTGATCAGCGCCGACCACGGACACCTGTTCTTCGCAGACGATCGCGACGAGTCCATGCGCTGCGAAGCCCCAGGAGGCTCGACGGTGGAGCTTCACCGCCGCTGCTGGATCGGCCGAGGCGGCTCCACGCCAGCAGGGGCTGTGCGGGTCTCCGCCGCATCCCTGGGCTACGCCTCCGATCTGGACTTCGTGTTCCCCAGGTCCACTGGCGTGTTCAGGGCGGGTGGCGATCTGGCGTTTCACCACGGCGGCCCGTCGCTCCAGGAGCTGGTCATCCCGGTCATCACCGTGCGCACCAAATCGCGCCAATCTGCCCGTCCATCCGCGGGCCCCATCTCCGTCTCCTCGCTGCCTCCAGCGGTCACCAACCGCATCATCACGGTCACCCTGACCTTCGGCGAGAAGCAGCTCAGCTTCGACACCCCACGGATACAAGTGCGACCGCTCTTGATGTCCTCTGGCAAACAAGTTGGTGCCCTCGGCATGGCCGTGGACGCGCCGTTCGATGCGTCGACGGGCTGCGTCACCCTCGAGCCCAACAAGCCTGTCACGGTCGCGCTCCTGCTCGCCGACGACGCCGCCAGCTCGGTTCGCGTCGTGGTGCAGGATCCCAGCAGCGACGTCGAGCTGTACCGATCGCCCAGCGACCTCCCTGTGCGCATCCTCACCTGA